From Mesorhizobium australicum, a single genomic window includes:
- a CDS encoding Mu transposase C-terminal domain-containing protein, with translation MSDDTESYEEMARWNEACRREEAIRGLLERYPKSLNGQAVADLAWELDLSRATLYRMIKLFRAGGTVSSLMDRKRGRRQGHRALDKDREAVVRRTIEGFYLKPERPSFARLVREVQIDCTTAGLAPPNWRTIKSRVEEIDLQVRGRKRGESEVVKATTATPGSFSASRPLELVQIDHTKVDVFVVDEDTRQPLGRPWLTLALDIFSRMVVGFYLTMGAPSRLSTSLCILHSVFDKTAWLQEREIHEAWPVAGLPGTIHVDNGSDFRSRAFERACRDNGIKLDWRPPGTPHFGGHVERLIGTQMGAVHLLPGSTSSSIEERREYDAKCHAALTLRELERYIALEIVGQYHHAIHGALRRPPIAVWRQHENELVLRLPKDRMQFWISFLPETERTLRPTGIHLFHIRYWSPALSADLGRTKARLIVKYDPRDLSRVFVRRPSGNFVEARYADVTLAPITLWEAQAARRKLNAEGKREIDMHVLVRTALAQRELIQEAKLKTQGRQRLPKPNVDDDELGSLRGVDSSKPVASVEDLD, from the coding sequence ATGAGCGACGATACCGAGAGTTACGAGGAAATGGCGCGCTGGAATGAGGCGTGTCGGCGCGAAGAGGCTATCCGCGGCCTCTTGGAGCGCTATCCAAAAAGCCTGAACGGTCAGGCCGTAGCGGATCTGGCCTGGGAACTGGATCTCAGCCGGGCCACTCTCTACAGGATGATCAAGCTGTTTCGAGCAGGTGGCACTGTAAGTTCACTGATGGACCGAAAGCGCGGGCGGCGCCAAGGACATCGTGCGCTCGACAAAGATCGAGAAGCCGTTGTGCGTCGAACGATCGAAGGCTTTTATCTCAAACCGGAACGCCCATCCTTCGCCCGGTTGGTTCGCGAGGTCCAGATCGACTGCACCACGGCCGGTCTTGCTCCCCCAAATTGGCGCACCATCAAATCCCGCGTGGAAGAGATCGATCTGCAGGTGAGGGGGCGTAAGCGCGGCGAGAGCGAGGTCGTCAAAGCAACAACCGCTACGCCGGGAAGTTTTTCGGCGTCGCGGCCGCTTGAGCTCGTTCAAATCGACCATACCAAGGTCGACGTATTCGTGGTCGACGAAGACACGCGTCAGCCGCTCGGACGTCCGTGGCTAACACTGGCATTGGACATCTTTTCTCGGATGGTTGTGGGCTTCTATCTGACGATGGGGGCGCCCTCGCGATTGTCGACAAGCTTATGCATACTGCACTCGGTCTTCGACAAGACCGCGTGGTTGCAGGAGAGGGAGATCCATGAAGCTTGGCCAGTGGCCGGGCTTCCTGGCACGATCCATGTCGACAACGGCTCTGACTTCCGGAGTCGTGCATTCGAACGCGCTTGCCGGGACAATGGCATAAAGCTCGATTGGCGGCCGCCGGGAACTCCCCATTTCGGCGGCCACGTCGAACGGTTGATCGGTACGCAGATGGGCGCGGTTCACCTGCTGCCGGGATCGACCTCCAGCAGCATCGAGGAAAGGCGCGAGTATGATGCCAAATGCCATGCCGCACTGACACTGCGTGAGCTGGAGCGCTACATCGCACTCGAGATCGTCGGGCAGTACCATCATGCTATCCATGGCGCACTGCGTCGGCCGCCGATTGCGGTCTGGCGGCAGCATGAGAATGAGTTGGTGTTGCGTCTGCCGAAAGACCGTATGCAGTTCTGGATCTCGTTCCTGCCGGAGACAGAGAGAACGTTGCGACCGACCGGCATCCATCTCTTCCATATCCGCTACTGGTCGCCCGCTCTGTCCGCCGACCTTGGACGGACCAAAGCCCGCCTGATTGTGAAATACGACCCCCGCGATCTGTCGCGCGTTTTTGTCAGGCGTCCCTCAGGCAACTTTGTGGAGGCGCGCTATGCCGATGTGACGCTTGCGCCGATTACATTGTGGGAGGCTCAGGCTGCACGGCGCAAACTCAACGCTGAGGGCAAGCGCGAAATCGACATGCATGTCCTTGTTCGTACAGCGCTTGCCCAGCGAGAACTGATCCAGGAGGCGAAACTCAAGACACAGGGGCGGCAGCGGCTTCCGAAACCGAATGTGGATGACGATGAACTGGGCTCGCTTCGCGGCGTGGATTCAAGCAAACCTGTTGCCTCCGTCGAAGATCTGGATTGA
- a CDS encoding TniB family NTP-binding protein has product MTLDNIHLTQAAKDFLGEPDILRVRAIKARRWIFYPRAKQALDRLNLLLDHPRGTRMPSIAIYGDSGMGKTMIMEKFCDNNPASFDPTTGVQTMPVLAIEMSGKPGERRLYAEILAALGAPQAPRADIVQMEQAALRLLKTVGVQVLVIDEIHNILAGSYREQRVVLNTLRFLSNRLQISLVCFGVTEAREAISGDVQLARRFSELTLNRWAANEQFEALVSSILRNMPLRRPTVLTPKSLRRILQISGGITANIFQAITSLAADSIESGIEHITDEAVESWSPPVGAETAYA; this is encoded by the coding sequence TTGACCCTGGATAACATCCATCTGACGCAAGCGGCCAAAGACTTCCTCGGCGAGCCCGACATTCTACGCGTTCGCGCAATCAAGGCTCGCCGCTGGATATTCTATCCGCGCGCCAAGCAGGCGCTCGATCGCCTCAATTTGCTTCTCGATCACCCTCGCGGCACGCGCATGCCCTCGATCGCGATCTACGGCGACAGCGGCATGGGCAAGACGATGATCATGGAGAAATTCTGCGACAATAATCCGGCATCTTTTGATCCGACGACCGGCGTACAGACTATGCCGGTTCTGGCTATCGAAATGAGCGGCAAGCCGGGCGAGCGGCGTTTATATGCCGAAATTCTGGCTGCCCTTGGCGCACCACAGGCACCCCGCGCCGACATTGTACAGATGGAGCAGGCGGCGTTGCGACTTCTGAAAACGGTCGGCGTCCAGGTTCTGGTCATCGACGAAATACACAACATTCTCGCCGGCTCATACCGAGAACAGCGGGTCGTGCTGAACACGCTGCGGTTTCTGAGCAATCGGCTTCAGATCTCACTGGTGTGCTTCGGCGTTACCGAAGCCCGCGAGGCGATAAGCGGCGACGTTCAGCTTGCCCGCCGGTTCAGCGAGTTGACCTTGAACCGATGGGCGGCCAACGAACAGTTCGAAGCGCTGGTTTCGTCCATATTGAGGAATATGCCGCTCCGCCGACCGACAGTGCTGACGCCGAAATCTCTGCGCCGAATTCTGCAGATCAGCGGCGGCATCACTGCAAATATTTTCCAGGCGATTACGAGCCTAGCGGCCGATTCGATTGAGAGCGGCATCGAGCACATCACCGATGAAGCGGTGGAAAGCTGGTCGCCGCCAGTCGGCGCCGAAACAGCGTATGCATGA
- a CDS encoding TniQ family protein, whose amino-acid sequence MNRELGSTSALPVILKPVPDELLSSWIARHAGFYGVSPLTMLRHAIPEAKSLRLTDTKLGPTDAGHIARLFRTHSSAILAMTTSGFPSSAARLVAPCAIQSCFACAEQNRGQGATTAVQRSWTEGWRITCPVCGQRQQDKRDAASALTSSSLSFEGLWEDALHGERLIDQALRGSAAGWASPIDIVRLLLVRRCPKPFRHEVSIDHSTVLGAVVQGFDERVAEQGLPRPTIARPILPIGLRIALLAGISIVYQEGPKLVAELQHQTLGAHYTRFASIGAGMSVTRSSPLQLN is encoded by the coding sequence ATGAACCGAGAACTCGGCAGCACGAGCGCGCTTCCGGTCATTCTCAAACCTGTGCCGGATGAGCTCCTGTCGTCATGGATTGCGCGCCATGCCGGTTTCTATGGCGTCTCCCCGCTCACAATGCTTCGTCATGCCATTCCGGAAGCAAAATCTTTGCGGCTGACCGATACAAAGCTGGGGCCAACCGACGCCGGCCACATTGCGAGGCTGTTTCGAACCCACTCGTCTGCAATTTTGGCAATGACCACATCAGGCTTCCCAAGTTCAGCAGCACGGCTCGTCGCGCCATGCGCTATTCAAAGTTGCTTCGCCTGTGCCGAACAAAACAGAGGGCAGGGCGCAACAACTGCGGTGCAGCGAAGCTGGACCGAGGGTTGGCGGATAACCTGCCCTGTCTGCGGACAACGGCAACAAGACAAAAGAGACGCAGCCTCGGCGCTGACAAGCTCGTCACTGTCATTCGAGGGTCTCTGGGAAGATGCCCTTCACGGTGAACGGCTCATCGATCAGGCGCTGAGGGGATCAGCTGCCGGTTGGGCATCGCCGATCGATATCGTCCGATTGCTGCTCGTGCGGCGATGTCCGAAGCCCTTTCGCCATGAGGTATCGATAGATCACTCCACCGTCCTTGGCGCCGTCGTCCAAGGTTTCGATGAGCGTGTGGCCGAGCAGGGCCTCCCACGACCAACTATTGCAAGACCCATCTTGCCGATCGGCCTCCGCATAGCACTGCTCGCGGGTATCTCAATCGTCTATCAAGAAGGTCCGAAACTGGTTGCCGAACTCCAGCACCAAACGCTGGGCGCCCACTATACGCGGTTCGCTTCGATAGGCGCTGGTATGTCGGTTACGAGAAGCTCCCCACTGCAGTTGAATTGA
- a CDS encoding foldase protein PrsA has protein sequence MTGKIMIAGWKARLAIGAAILSASISLAPVVRAQDANVVGRVNGQDITVEDLAIAEEMYAPQLGQMPEDAKRSVLVDALIELRIVAEAARKANVADQDAYKRQLAFFEAQTLRSLFLEQRVAAAVTDEAVKSAYDEQVGKIPPVPERRLRHILLRSEGEALEVIEALRSGRPFAELAQERSVDEVSKVKGGDLGFIAEGQVMPEVEAAAAQLQPGQFTQTPVVTAFGFHVVLLEETRNRPAVALRLNVRLCRLLAIAAPNGEIRCH, from the coding sequence ATGACAGGAAAAATCATGATCGCCGGATGGAAGGCGCGCCTCGCAATCGGTGCGGCAATCCTCTCCGCTTCCATATCGCTCGCACCGGTTGTCCGAGCGCAGGACGCGAACGTCGTCGGCCGCGTCAACGGTCAGGACATAACAGTCGAGGACCTCGCCATCGCCGAGGAGATGTATGCTCCTCAGCTTGGCCAGATGCCTGAAGATGCCAAGCGCTCCGTGCTCGTGGACGCGCTGATCGAGCTCAGGATCGTTGCGGAGGCGGCGCGCAAGGCCAATGTCGCGGACCAGGACGCCTACAAGCGACAGCTGGCCTTCTTCGAGGCGCAGACGCTGCGCTCGCTTTTCCTGGAACAGCGTGTCGCCGCGGCCGTGACGGATGAAGCTGTGAAGTCGGCCTATGACGAACAGGTGGGGAAAATCCCGCCGGTGCCGGAACGCCGCCTGCGGCACATCCTGCTTCGCAGCGAAGGCGAGGCGCTGGAGGTGATCGAGGCGCTGAGGTCGGGCCGGCCATTTGCCGAGCTCGCCCAAGAACGCTCGGTCGACGAGGTCTCCAAGGTCAAAGGCGGCGATCTCGGCTTCATCGCAGAAGGACAGGTCATGCCCGAGGTCGAGGCGGCCGCCGCGCAACTTCAGCCCGGTCAGTTCACGCAAACGCCGGTAGTGACCGCTTTCGGTTTCCACGTCGTTCTGCTCGAGGAGACACGCAACAGGCCGGCTGTCGCGCTGCGCTTAAATGTGAGATTGTGCCGGCTTCTTGCGATCGCTGCACCTAATGGTGAGATTCGATGCCACTGA
- a CDS encoding DsbA family protein, giving the protein MKRRNLILGTAAFGMVAAYPVLLAAQPTPEALLAPGPLPEKSFGLADAPVTIIEYASLTCPHCRTFHVTVWPELKKKYVDTGQVRFIMREFPFDPRSSGGFMLARCAGDDKWYPTIDLLYRTQDNWARVADGTAALKSVMGMTGMSTADFEKCLQDQTLLEQVNAVAEAGKSFGVDSTPTFFINGEMQKGALSLERFSAIIDSLNAAAGKQ; this is encoded by the coding sequence ATGAAGCGTCGCAACCTCATTCTCGGCACCGCCGCCTTCGGCATGGTCGCCGCCTATCCTGTGCTGCTTGCAGCGCAGCCCACGCCGGAAGCGCTTCTGGCGCCGGGACCGCTGCCCGAAAAGAGCTTTGGGCTTGCCGATGCGCCCGTCACCATCATCGAGTACGCGTCTCTGACCTGCCCGCATTGCCGGACTTTCCATGTGACTGTGTGGCCGGAACTCAAGAAGAAGTATGTCGATACCGGCCAGGTCCGGTTCATCATGCGGGAGTTCCCCTTCGACCCGCGCTCGTCGGGCGGTTTCATGCTGGCGCGCTGCGCCGGCGACGACAAATGGTATCCGACGATCGACCTGCTCTACCGGACTCAGGACAACTGGGCGCGCGTGGCCGACGGAACGGCAGCGCTGAAGTCTGTCATGGGCATGACGGGCATGAGCACCGCCGATTTCGAAAAGTGCCTGCAGGACCAGACCCTCCTCGAACAGGTCAACGCGGTGGCGGAAGCGGGTAAATCCTTCGGAGTCGATTCGACGCCGACCTTTTTCATCAACGGCGAGATGCAGAAGGGTGCGCTCAGCCTCGAGCGCTTCAGCGCGATCATCGATTCGCTGAACGCCGCGGCCGGGAAACAATAG
- a CDS encoding L,D-transpeptidase family protein, translating to MTFRDVPTPFSRRQFLSVGAAAAGGLILPGCSTTSNQSTDPEPDKPATDPSYASMYRAMPEEDFPIPAVDLTKVDRRFYRQLVDDPTGERPGTVVVDTRSYYLYLVRPGGKAMRYGVGLGRQGFTWSGEGVIQWKQRWPKWTPPAEMIARQPELEKWSADNGGQPPGLDNPLGARALYIFQNGEDTLYRLHGTPEYWTIGNAVSSGCVRLMNQDIIDLYDRVATPTPIIVRGGTRAIA from the coding sequence GTGACATTCAGAGACGTCCCAACACCTTTTTCCCGCAGACAATTCCTGAGCGTCGGTGCGGCAGCCGCCGGCGGGCTGATCCTGCCCGGATGCTCGACCACCAGCAACCAGTCCACGGACCCCGAGCCTGACAAGCCCGCCACCGACCCTTCATACGCATCCATGTACCGGGCGATGCCGGAGGAGGACTTTCCGATCCCGGCGGTCGACCTGACCAAGGTCGACAGGCGCTTCTACAGGCAGCTCGTCGACGATCCGACCGGCGAACGTCCCGGCACAGTGGTCGTCGATACGCGATCCTACTACCTCTACCTCGTCAGGCCCGGCGGCAAGGCGATGCGATACGGGGTGGGTCTCGGCCGGCAGGGTTTCACCTGGTCAGGCGAAGGCGTGATCCAGTGGAAGCAGCGATGGCCGAAGTGGACGCCCCCGGCCGAAATGATCGCGCGCCAGCCCGAACTTGAAAAGTGGAGCGCCGACAATGGCGGCCAGCCGCCCGGGCTCGACAATCCGCTCGGAGCGCGAGCGCTCTACATTTTCCAGAACGGTGAAGACACGCTCTACCGGCTGCACGGCACGCCGGAATACTGGACCATCGGCAACGCGGTCTCCAGCGGCTGCGTCCGGCTGATGAACCAGGACATCATCGACCTCTACGACCGTGTCGCCACGCCGACCCCGATCATCGTCCGCGGCGGCACACGAGCGATTGCCTGA